A stretch of Lathyrus oleraceus cultivar Zhongwan6 chromosome 6, CAAS_Psat_ZW6_1.0, whole genome shotgun sequence DNA encodes these proteins:
- the LOC127097284 gene encoding 40S ribosomal protein S11 codes for MAEQTEKAYLKQPKVFLCSKISGKGKRPGKGGNRFWKSVGLGFKTPRDAIEGTYIDKKCPFTGNVSIRGRIIAGTCHSAKMNRTIIVRRNYLHFIKKYQRYEKRHSNIPAHVSPCFRVKEGDHVTIGQCRPISKTVRFNVLKVLPAGSSNLAKKAFTGI; via the exons ATGGCGGAGCAA ACTGAGAAGGCTTATTTGAAGCAACCCAAAGTGTTTCTATG CTCGAAGATATCTGGGAAGGGGAAGAGACCTGGTAAGGGTGGAAACCGATTCTGGAAATCTGTTGGACTTGGATTCAAGACTCCCAGGGATGCCATTGAAG GAACTTATATTGACAAGAAGTGCCCATTCACTGGCAATGTCTCGATCCGTGGTCGTATCATAGCTGGGACCTGTCATAGTGCAAAGATGAATAGGACCATCATTGTTAGGAGAAATTATCTTCACTTCATCAAGAAGTATCAGAG GTACGAGAAGCGTCATTCTAATATCCCTGCGCATGTTTCACCTTGTTTCCGAGTGAAGGAAGGAGATCATGTTACTATTGGCCAGTGCAG GCCAATTTCAAAAACAGTCAGGTTTAATGTATTGAAAGTTCTCCCAGCCGGATCTTCTAATCTTGCAAAGAAGGCATTTACAGGAATATGA